In Pseudomonadota bacterium, the genomic window CATGACGACGGGCGCCAGAAAGCGGCCCCGTAGCTGCTCGTTCTGGCGGATCACTGCTTGGCATCTGGTCAGGCCTGCAACCACGAGACCGACATTAGCCTCATCCACCAGGACTTTGAGCCAGTCTGCGACGTGATGGAGCACCTTGAAGGACGACTTATCGACGAAGTGCTGAAACTCATCGATACAGACCACCCGCGTCTGTGTGGCCGCCATCAGCTTGATGAGACGCGTCGTCTTCTGGTACTTAGTGCCCACGTAGTTTCGAGGGTCTCCAATCTCCAGCAGCATCAACTCCACAAGCCCCATGACCGTCGGCTCAGCGGGTGTACTGACCTGGAGCACCGGCACCTCGAGGCCGTAGTCATGCCGAGTCGTGGGATGCGGCAGGCGGAATTCCTCGAGCACCGTGGATTTGCCTGTCCTCGACTCCCCATGGATGGAGAGGCACACGGGTTCCAGCGACACCTGCGATCGCCGAAACACCTGCTCGACCCGCTTATTGGCAGCGACGAACGCTGGGTGCAACACGAGCGTCGATTCGATGGCTGTGAACACCTCGTTGCCCGGTTTCTTCCCGCGGGCCATGCTTACAGCTCCTCGGGCGAGCGAGAACGCTTTCGATACACCGGCCGAATCGGCTCGTATTCCAGATCGGAATCGTCCTCAGACTCTTCCCAGAACTGTTCGGCCTCAACGTCATCGTCGAACGCACTCGCCTCAGACGAGGCTTCCAACGCCTCTGTCTCGAGGACACGTTGGTCACCGGCGTTCTTGAACCTTGCGGCACGAGTTCGGAGCCCCTTGCCTCGTACAAGAAACTCATCTCGCACCATCCCGGAGATGTCGTGTTTGGCTTTGAGCCAAGCGTCCGGTTGCTTCGCCTTGAGGATCCGCCGGGAGTAGCTCTTGCAGACCTTGTGCTGCCACCGAGACAACCCAGACGCGTAGGCGTAGTGGAGCGCAGGCACTCGATAGAGCTCGCCCGTCTTCGGGCAGACGACCATGATCTGCCCGATGTCCGTATCGTCTATACGCAACTCGACAGTGAGCTTCGGTCCGCAACGCACACGCATATACAACAACTCGGGTGCGTTGTAGAAGAGCCCGTCCAACTCAATGCCCTTATGCGTAAGTGTTCGCGTGTCGACACGCCCGAGGATGGCATCTAGTAACGCTGGGTCTTCTGGTAGGAGGATGTCCTCTTCGGCGATCGACGTGGCCCAATCAAGATGCGGAGGCACGCCGATCGCTCGGTGCGGCCGCTGGTGATATACGTCGACGATCCACTTCCGCACGATCTCCTGTACGGTGTTCAGTCGCACGATCGCGTGCTTGGTAGCGTCGTAGTCTCCTTTCTCCAGCACGTTGCTGAACGTCGTTCCAGGGCTGCTGTGGGCCACGCTATCGTTCAGCGACTTGAGGAAGCGCTCGACCTTGCCCTTATGCCACGGTGTCTTCCGGGCCGAGTAGTGGATCTCGATACCTAAGGTAAGACAGGCGTTCTCCAGGCTCGCACTGTGGAACTCCATGCCGTTGTCGACGACGAGTTCTTGCATCACTCCGTGAGCGATCCACTCGTTCTCTATCGACGGATACTCCTGGCGTATTGTCGTCTTGGGAAGCACGGCGTGGCGAAGACACGCGGCAACGCTCAGATGACTTGGGGGCTCGAAGCCCAGATAGATGCCGAGCACGCATCGGGTTCGCGCATCCAAGCAGACCGTCAGCCATGGCCGCCCTAGTGGCATAAAGGTCTGATCGTCGATGACAATGAGATCCAGCCGTGTGTGGTCGATCTCGGCGCGCTCGAGCGGTTGGTTCGCGACCGAGAAGCACTGCACAGATCGAAAGCGGTGCATCGCGACCGTACGGCCGTACCGAGCCGCCACGCGATCGAATGCTGGGATCTCATGGATCAGGCGTCGGACCGTACGCGCGGTCGGCGGACGTAGGTGTATCTGGCGAGGCCGCAGCGCGTTTTCCTTCTTAATGCGATCGAGTGCCTCATCGAGCACGTCTTGGTACGTCCTCCTCTCGAGCGTCATGTACACATCGTCGATGACGTCCTTTATCAGCTCGATGGTTTCTTCTGGAAACCGACTTCCCCGGTTTCCCTTCCGATGCGATTGATCTATCAGGCTGCATAGGTCGCTACCCGATGCTAGGTAACGGCGCTTCCACTCCAATACGGTTTTAGGGTGAGGACACGGGCCCTCTGAACCCAATTGCCTGTAGACCTCCTCCACGACTGTTCGAATCTGATTCTGAGTTGAGGGGAGATGCAGAACGGCAGCTACGTACGCCCTTCTAGATTTCGCCTTGGCCCATTGCTCTTCGTTGATGCTTGATAGCTTTGCGCCGCCCACGATGCCGTTCGAGAACTTTGAGTTCGAAAACTTGAGCTTCCCCTGCTCGTACATCTGGCGAAGCGCCGCCGTTCGGTACTCGCAAATTCTCAGTGTCCGTGTGTGTTCGAGTTGCCAGACGTTGCAATCGACCTTACGAATCAGCCGATGGACCACCCCATCGATCGTGACCTCAACACCGGCGCGAAACGCAGCGACTCCCATCGCTACATCCCCCACGGATCAGGGGGTTGCATACCCCTGGACTGCGGAAGAAGCTGAATTTCATCATGACTGGGCTCATCGACGTTCACTACGAAGACGGCGCCTTCCAGAATGAGGCGAGCCGCAACGCTACAACTGCGCGCCCCAAGGGCTCCACGCTCCACATCAGCCCAGTAGAGGCAGCTACGCGCCTTCAGTAGTTGCCGAGCGCCCTCGCGCTCAAGCTGCGTTGGCTCGACACGGCCGAGTCGCAGAATCAAACGATAGAAGCTGATGCGGTTACGAAAGCGAGACTTGTCGACAATACGCAGTCGATATCGAATACCCAACTGCGCTAGTAGGGGAGTAAGGAGCGCTGAGCGAACGGCGTCTACTTCACTCGCCTCGTCCAACTTATCCTTGATCTCGTCAATGTCCGTGCGAGCCAATCGACGCACGACGAAATCCGGAACGTGGGTGCGCTCCTCTCCATGCTCCAGGTAGTGGATGCGAAGCGCTTGCTCGTGGAATGAAACGACATCCGAGTCGAAGTCATAGATGCGCGCAGCGAATAGCTCGTTGATCGATTCGCACTCGATCATCCGACCCATTTTCCAACTAGGATATTTCTGCGTCCGGTGGGCGCATGAGCGCGTCACGATTCGTCGAACCCGAACCTCTCCACCGCATGGGAATGAAATGCGGAGCAGTCCTACTAGCTCAGACGCAAGTAGGAACTGGCGAGGCTCAACGATGCAGTCCCCGCGTCGGCGCTGAATTCCGAACGATCTAGACACTGCCTTCGGCTCCACTTCAAGCGCAAGCTACTGGGACCCAAACCAATGCAGCGAAAACAATCGGTTGGTAGCGAAGAACCCACTACTCAAGGAACACATGCAACGGCACTACTACGAAAGAAAGGTGCCACCGGATGACTCTGCACCTTCGATACTAGTGGCCGTCTGACAGTCGTGGAAAGCATGATCGGATAGAAGGAGAACAAAAAGCCCGGAAACACAGCCTCTGAGGCTGCATTTCCGGGCTCGAGGTCGTAAGTAACGACTTATGGGGTCATTAATAACGGCTTATGGGGACAAAATCACGCTTTATGTGTGGGTTTGCCCAAAAGCCCCTTACTGCCTACCTCACCGAATCAAAGACATCCTCAGCCTAGGATCGCCATATAGCGAGACTCGTCACCCCCATAAGGCCCGACTCTCCTCGCCGAATGACGCATAAGGCGGGATTTTCGCCAAGACATATCTACTATGCCAATGACCAGCGAAGATCGCCGAGCGCGAGGCCGAGGGCGATGACGACTGGTATGACTGCTACTACGCTGACTATGGGGAAGTCGGCCAAACTGTCACTGGCAAGTACCACCCAGGATGTTACCGCGATATCCCAGGGTGCAAGGACGCGCAAGGAGAGCGTCGGCGTCGGCGTCGCCAGCTAGCTAACTCAGCCGGCAACCCGACTACGCCAAATCTATACCCGAGCGCACGAAGACGTAGCACACGGCTGGCCGCGGTCACCTCGCCGATCCAAGACCAAGGCAACCTCAACCGATTCGGAGCCGCCCGTCTCCAAATGCTACTCTTCGTCGTGCCCTACAGCGCGCTTCACGGCAGACGCCACGTACATATCCGGATTAGCATCACACAGACGGCCGATGATCTCAAAAGCAGCCTGGATCCCGCTTGCGCTCTGCGTACTCATGGAACTCTGACCTGCGACATACCCGTAGACCATAAGCAGCGCATAAGCGCGATCGCTCTCCTCAAGCCCTGTAAGGTCCCAACATTCCAATGTAGCTAGGTTGAAGGAGTCGTCCGGCTGTTCATGGTGTTCCGCTTGCGACATCAATGGTGCTACACCAAGCACCGCAGCAACCGAAGCCACAACGCCCCGCTTACCCACCTTTAGCAGGCATCGAAGAATACTCATATCAGTCTCTCCCCTCTTCCATGCACGCTTGGAGTTCTCGACGATAGATACGCCTCTTGGCCTCGTTCTCACGCCGCTTCTCATCTTCTACACCCTTTTTGATACCGGCGATTAGCGCGCCTAACGCGGCTCCTCGCTTAGCCGCCTTCCCAGCGTCTTTGCCGGTAATCCAGCCAGCCGCCGCGCCGCTAGCCGCCCCTTTTGCGGCGCCCTCAAGCACGCTAGTAGACTCCTTGTACTCGGCTGGTATCGGGCCGCGATAGCCAGATATGTCTCGGGCCACTTCTTTGCAGTACTCGTAGCGCCCTTGTTCAGCGAACGCGGGAGCAGTTGCGAGTGGGATCGCGCACACCCACAGCAGAATCCCCATCGGTCTAAGTTCCATGACGTCCCCTCATTGCTCTTGCGATGGCTGCGGTGGCGCACTGAAGACGACCGGAGCAGAGTGAGCGTAGCCTACAGTTGGACCCTTGGGAGCTTCGTTGGCTCCGATACCATCGAGGCTGCGCCTTTCACTCAAAGCCAGTGTCTAGTCTACTCCCGCCCGAGCCGTAGAACCGGAGGTCTGATGCTCAGTTGGTCAACCCTGCACCGCGCCGTCATCTGTGGGGCGCTCATCGGCATCAGTCTGCTCGCACCACCCATCCGTGCCTGTGATTTCGACGACGACGATGGACCGGATATCGGCCTCGTGCTCAGCGGTGGGGGTGCCCTGGCGAGCACCCAGATCGGCGTGCTGCAGGTGCTTGAAGAACTCGGCGTGCCCATCCACTGCATCTCCGGCACCAGTATGGGGTCGGTCGTAGGAGCCCTCTACGCCACTGGCTACCGCGCCGAGGAGATCGAGCAGATCTTTGCCGAAGCGCCTTGGAACGAACTGTTCAATGCTCCGTTGCGCAGGCGGGACAACGGCTACCTTGAAAAGGAGCGTCGCGACCGTTTCCTCACCGGCTACGTCGGCGGCATCGGTGAGGACGGAAGTTTCCTGCTACCTGGTGGGCTCGCGAGCATGTCGGAGCTAAAGGCATTCTACCGAAGCCTTCTATTCGCAGTGCCAAGGGACTCTGACTTCGACGAACTCGTAGTGCCATTTCGCGCCGTCGCCACCGATATCTCGACGGGCGAAGCTCACGTATTCCGTGGTGGGGACTTGGTGGAGGCGGTGCTTGCGAGCATGGCACTTCCGGCGGTATTCGCTCCTCGTGAAATCGACGGCCGCGCCTACCTCGATGGTGGTCTTGCCCAGAACCTACCTGTTCAGGCCGTGCTGGACATGGGAGCAGATATCGTCATCGCGATCGATCTGACACTCAAGCCCCCCGAGTTGGAACCGACTGCTTCTATAGCCGACGTGACCCAGCAGTTGGGTCGGCTGCTCGTTTGGCAGAATCACAAGCATCAGCTAGCACTATTGGACGACGATGACCTGCTGATCCGCCCGGAGTCGGAGGGATTCAGCATCACCGCCTTCGACAGGGTGATGGAAGGTGTTGCGCGTGGTCGGGCGGCGGTGGAGGCTTCACGTGAAGGCCTAGAACATATACGCCGCACAGCACGGCCGGCTTCGCGAGCCCCTAGGCCTGAGATTCCGAGCTTTGAGCCTCAGATCGCTATCGCAAACAGCACCGTGATCGACGACGACGCAGTCCTTACTCGCCTGGACTACGCCCCCTCTGATCTGGACGATGCGACGCTTCTCAGCCGCAAGCTACGAGACATCCGATCGTTTGGTGGCTTCGGCGAGGTGGACTTCAGCCATGACGGCATACGCCCGGTGCTGGTGCTCAACGAGCGCCCCCTGGGACGCACACTTATCTCCATGGGGCTACGTGCTCAGAGCAATCTCGATGGAGACTCCAACTACGGACTGCTGGCAGAGGTATCGCGCCGCCCATTCTCGTCTAATGGAGGCGAGCTTCGGCTATCAGGGGAGTTCGGTACCAATCTTGGCGCGACGGTTGAGTTGCATCAGCCCTTTGGTGCAAACAGTCGATTCTTCGTACAACCGGGTATCGAGTACAGGGCCGAAGAGATCCTGTTCGACATCGCAGACTTCCGGGTCGGGGAGTTCTGGCAGCAAGCGGGGAACCTCAGGTTGCGGCTCGGCCGCGAGCTAGGAGCGTGGGGTGTGCTTTCCGCTGAGACCATCGCCACCGTCGGGCGCGTTCGCCCCCAGGTCACTGTCGATCCCGACACCTTCCAAACAGAAAAGTACGCGCTCCTCGGCGTCGGAGCCCGCTTCGCCGTCGATACGCTCGACTCCGGCCACTGGCCTCTCGCCGGCTCGCGCTTGATTTCGTCGATCCAGTACCTGGAGAGCCTCGATGAGCAGGGGCAGAACACGAAGTACCGTTTGTCTTTCCTGCAGGCAGCGCACAAGGGCTCGTTCGGCTTCGGCTTCCGTGTTCGGGCCGAATCCGTCGACAGTGATGACGACGAGCCTATCGAGATTCTATCTCTCGGCGGCTTTCGCCAGCTCTCGGCCTTCTCTCCGAACTCCCTGCCGACCAACCGCTATGCTCTGGCATCAGTCGAAGTGTTCAGACGACTCACCAACACTGATCAGGTATTCAGCCTACCTCTGTATGCGGGGCTCAGTGTCGAATACGCCAACGTCGCCTTCGACCTGTTCTCGCAGGGAGCCGAAGAGAACATCGGATCCGTGGGCGTGTATCTGGGCGCCGACACACCGATCGGACCCACGTCGATAGGTATCGGATTGAGCGATGAAGGACGGTACGCCGTGTTTCTGAACATCGGCACGACCTTCTGAGGGAGCGCCCTTATCCACCCACCGGCACGAGATGGCGAAACCAACTCCCGGCAACGCCTAGCAAGAAGGCGGTGCTCGCGCCGAATAGCACCAGCCCGCCCATCGCCTCGAAGCTGGCGAGTAGGCGCCAACGCTCAGACAAGGTGACGTCGCCATAACCGAGCGTGGTCGAGGTGACCACGGAAAAGTACAAGGCTCGCGTCAGCTCGGTGAACTCGCCGATCGCCAAGTAGATGAGGGCCCACACCCAGGCGGACACCGTGTGAACCGCGATCAGGCCGAGGACCGCGATGGCGAGGGCGAGTACCAATCCCTCCGCACCTTTGCCGAGTGATCCGGCGGCGGTGAGGCCGTGCAGCAACGTCGCCAGCCACACCAGGTAGGCGACATGCGCAACGACGTTGGCCACGATCAAGACGGTGCCGAGCAGCAGCGGCCTGATCAACACGATCCCAGCTCTCCGAACAGGTGGCGCTCCATCGTCTTCGCACAACCCCGATGCAAAAATTTTGTCGTACTGTACTCGCGTACGCTGCCTTTGGTAACGAGGCAAGCCTCTGTTTCTTACTGGATAACCGAGCGGAGAAGCGCGGATGAGCTTCAGGTGGCACGCGACACCGGTGGTGGTGCTCGCACTGACGTTGCTGGCGGGGTGTGCGAAGGAAGCCCCCCCGGTGGTGGAAACGATTCCTCGGGTGAAGTTCTTCGCCGTCGGTGAGCAGACCGGGGGTCAGGTTCGGCGCCTGTCCGGCCGCCTGGTCGCTGCTGATACCTCGCCGTTGGGTTTTGCCGTTTCCGGCACGGTGGCTGAGGTGCTCGTGAGCCAGGGAGATCGTGTCGCGGTTGGCCAGACGCTGGCGCGCCTCGATGCGGAGCCGCTACGACTGGCCGTCGAACAGGCCCGAGCGCAGTTGAGCGTAAGCCGGGCCACCGCGGTGGAGACGCACCAGGTTTACGAGCGGACGGCTGGCCTGTTTGAGAAGCGTGCAGCATCTCAGGCGGAGTTGGATACGGCAACGGCCAACCACGCAGCTGCTCGTGGCAACGTGCGCGCGGCGCAAAGCGAGCTCGCCCAGCGCGAACGTGATCTGACCCGGGCAGAGCTAACGGCACCCTTCGCCGGCACCGTAGCGACGCGCTCGATCGATACCTTCCAAGAGGTTTCTGCGGGCGGAGAGGCCTTCGTGGTACAGGCGGATGATGTGCTCGAAGTGCAGGTCCGCGTACCGGAAACACTCATCAGATACGTAGACTACAGCCAGGCGGTACAGATCCAGCTGCCATCGGTGGAGAATCAGACCATCTATGGTGTGGTCACGGAGATCGCAGCCCAGTCGCAGTCCGGCAATGCCTACCCTGTACGCGTGCAGCTTGCCGCCACAGAGTTGCCCCTGAGGCCGGGCATGACCGCCAGCGTCACATTTAACTTCACCGAGTACCTCGAAGACAGGGCAGTCTACCTGATTCCGCTGTCTGCTCTGGCCATCGATCACGGCGTAGTGAATCGAACCAAGGCCGGTAGCGATGCCGAGGAGGGCACGGTACCGGTGTTTCTGATCGCGAACGATAATCGCGTGACGGCCCGCGATGTGGTCGTCGGGGGGCTACGCGGTGATCAGCTCGAAGTATTTGAGGGGCTGGCTCCAGGTGACCGGGTGATCAGCGCGGGCGTCGCATTCCTGCGCGAGGGGATGGAGGTCGAGCCCTGGACCCAGGAGCGGGGCCTCACCGGTGGATAGGCTCGCGCGCTTCGCGATCGAGAACGCTCGCTTTACGATATTGCTAGTCGCCGTATTCCTGCTCGGTGGCCTCCTCATCTACAGCAGCCAGCCACGTCAGGAAGACCCCGAAGTCACCCTGCGCGGAGCACAGGTCGTCACTACCTTCCCCGGCCTTTCGCCCGAACGAATCGAGCAGCTTGTCACCAAGCCGATCGAGGAGAAGATCAGCGAGATGCCCGAGATCGACAAGATCAAGTCGATCTCCATGACAGGTCTGTCCATCGTTACCCCCGAGGCTCATCCGCGCTACGACGACATGGAACCGATCTGGTCCAACCTGCGCAACAAGATGGACGACCTGCGCGGCAGCTTGCCCCAGGGAGCACAGGGGCCACAGGTGAATGACGACTTCGGTCGCGTCGCCGTCATCACCCTCGCGCTGACCGGCCCTGACTACGCAATGCGGGAATTGAAGGCAGTTGCCGATGACGTTAAGGATCGCCTTGCCGCGCTCCCGCTGGTAGCCCGCGTGGACCTTTACGGGGTGCAGGACGAACGCATTTGGCTAGAGTTCGATACCAGCTTCATGTCGCAGTTCGACCTCACACCCTCGGCGATCGTAACGGCACTGAACAGCCAGAATGTCGTACTCCCCGGTGGTTCGGTCAATGCTGCCGGACAGAGTGTAGTCATCGAGCCTTCGGGGGATTTTTCCTCCGTCGAGGACATTCGCAACCTCGCCATCGAGGCGGACAGCGGCGAGGTCATCTACCTGCGAGACTTGGCGACGGTTCGCCGCGGCTACGTGGAGCCCGCCGAATCACCCGCCTACTACAACAACCAACCGGCAATTGTGCTCGGGTTGTCGATGGTAGAGGCGTCCAACGTCGTCGCTCTCGGTGAGCAGGTGACGACCGCACTCGCCAGTCTGACGCCGCTATTACCGCTCGGCATGAGCCTCGACGTGGCGATCTTTCAGCCCGACCTGGTGCAGGCCTCCGTCGCCAACGCCAGCAACAACCTCCTACAGACGATGGGGGTGGTACTTGTCGTCGTCATGCTGTTTCTCGGGTGGCGTACCGGTCTGATCGTCGGCGCGATGGTGCCGCTGACGATGATGGTGACGCTAATTGGCATGTCCGTATGGGGGATCGAACTGCACCGTATCTCCATCGCCGCCATTATCGTCGCCCTCGGCCTGCTGGTGGATAACGGTGTCGTCATCGCCGAGGATATCCGCCAGCGCATGGATTCGGGAATTGAGCGCCTTGAGGCGGCTTTGGCTGCTTCCAAGTCTCTCGCCATCCCGTTGCTTACCAGTTCGCTGACCACGGTCATCGCGTTTTTGCCCCTGGTACTGATCAAGGACTCGAGTGGTGAGTTCCTGCGCTCCCTGGGACAAGTGTTGGCGATCGCCCTGCTAAGTTCGTGGGTGCTGGCGATCAGCATCACGCCAGCCTTCTGCTATTGGTTTCTGCCTGACGCGAAGACCGAGCAAACACAGGGTGAGACCTACAGCTCGGCGGGCTATCGCATCTACCGCTGGTTGCTCAACGGCATGTTGAGCCAACGATTGCTCTTCGTCCTCGTCATGGTTGGGCTGCTCTTCGCCGCCGGAAACGTATTCCAGCACGTCAAACAGCGCTCGCTCGGCCCATCGGAACGCAATCAGTTCACCGTGTATCTCGATCTTCGGCAGAAGCGCACATCACCAGTACGATGGAGGCGACCGAGAGCCTGGCAAGCTTCCTTACCGACAAGATGCAGAATCCCGAAGTCACCGATGTACTCTCCTACGTCGGATCCGGCGGACCTAGGTTCTTCCTGGCCCTTAGCCCGAACGACCCGCAACCCAACAAGGCCTTCTTCGTCGTCAACACCCAGCGTGCCGATCAGATCAACGTGGTCATGAGCCGCGTGGAGCGCTACCTCAAACGCGACATGCCACAAGCTGATGGCCGCACGGACATACTGTTCCTGGGCGCGGCGCCCCTCGGTACCGTGGAGATTCGGGCGCGAGGACCCGACGTGGATTCGCTACGCCTGCTCGGCGACCAGATCAAAGATGCCTTCTACAGCGTCTCCGGCGTGCAGTCCGTACGCAGCGACTGGGAGAACTCGGTCCTGAAACTCCAGGTAGACATCGATCAGGAGCGCGCGCGCCGCGCTCAGGTCACTAGCGAGGACATCGCCAACACCCTATCCGCAGTACTCGACGGGCAACCCGTCACAAGCTATCGAGAGGGAAGCAAGGTCATCCCCGTCACCATTCGAGCGCGTCCACAAGACCGCGATACGCTCGACGATCTGCGCTCCGCTGAAGTGCTTTCCGCGGATGGGGTGGCAGTACCCCTGTTGCAGGTGGCCGACTTTCGGGGCGAAGTCCAAGCAAGTCGGATCCGACGCTACAACCAGGAACGGGCGCTTACGATCGCCGCCAAGCATCCGACGCTTACCGCTGTCGAGCTCTACGCGGCGATGCAATCACGGCTCGACGCAATCGAGGTGCCCCCAGGACATGAGATCAGCGTCGAGGGCGAGATTCGCACAGCGCAGGAGTCAGGCACCAAGCTGTTCGCCTATGCGCCGCATGCGCTGTTCCTGATCATTCTGCTGCTCGTACTCCAGTTCAATTCGTTCCGGCGCACGGGAGTTGTGATGCTGACGATTCCGCTGATCGTCATCGGCGCCAACTTCGGCCTGGCGGCGTTCGATGCGTTCTTCGACTTCACTGCAATGCTGGGACTGTTCAGCCTGGCCGGCATCATCATCAACAATGGCATCGTACTCATCGACCGCATCGATCAGGGCCGAAAGGACGGCCTCGACGTCGACGATGCGATCGTAAGAGCCGCACTCGCCCGAACTCGGCCGATCATCATGACGACAATCACCACGGTGGTCGGCCTGCTCCCACTTGCGTTGTTCGGCGGCGAGTTCTGGTACGGCATGGCCATCGTCATCATGTGTGGGCTCGGTGTGGGCACCGTGCTCACCCTGGGCTTCGTCCCGGTGCTCTACAGCTTGCTCTTTCGAGGCTTGCGAAAGCGACCTCCCGCAGGTGTCGAACTACAGGAGCAACTCGCATGAAGGGCAACACACTCGCCGCTCTGTGCGCGGCACTGGCCGCCACGGCCTGCACGACCGTGGGGCCGGACTACGAGCCCCCCGAACTGGAGTCACCGAGCGCTTGGGCAACGCGCTTGAAAGGTGGGCTTACAACGGCTGAGCTGAATCCCACGTCACTTTCCGCTTGGTGGGAGACGCTCGGGGATGACACACTGAACAACCTGATTGGTCGCGCGATCAATGCCAACCTCGACTTGCGCACAGCGCAGGCGCAACTGCGCCAGGCGCGAGCGCAGCGCGCGGCCACCGGGGGCAGCCGTTTCCCCACGATCCAGGCAGGTGCGTCCGCCACCAGTGCCGGATCCGGCGGCAACTCCTCGCAGCTGTACTCCGCGTCCTTCGATGCAGGCTGGGAACTCGACCTTTTCGGCGGTCGGCGTCGATCCATCGAAGCGGCAGATGCGGACTTGCGTACCGCCGAGGAGGCACGTCGCGACGTGTTGATCTCGATGCTGGCCGAAGTGGCGGTGAACTACATCGAGCTGCGAGCGTATCAATCACAGCTCGCGGTGGCGCAAGACAATCTCGACAACCAATTGGAGACGCTGGAGATCGTGGAAGCGCAATACCGCGCTGGCGCAGTCACCCAGCTCGACTACGACAGGGCCGTCTCGAACGTGGCCAACACCCGTTCTGAGATCCCGCGCGCCCGTCAGTCACTGGCGCAAGTCAAGAATCGGCTAGCGGTGTTGGTGGGGCAGGCGCCAGGCGCGCTAGAGGAGCAACTGAGCGAGCCTGCGCCCATTCCTACACCGCCGGTTCAGCTGGCAGTAGGTGTTCCCGCAGAGACACTGCGACGCCGCCCCGACGTGCGACAGGCGGAGCGCCAGCTCGCGGCGGAGACGGCACGCGTCGGCGTGGCTGTCGCGGAGCTTTACCCGAAATTCACACTAAGCGGCACGATCGGCTTGGAGGCCCTATCCGTATCCAGCCTCACCGACAGCGATAGCCGTACCTTCGGAATCGGTCCGAGCGTGCGCTGGAACCTCTTCGACGGAGGACGTACGCGGCAGCAAATCGAGGTGCAGAGTGCCGTGCAGGAGCAGGCACTGATTCAATACGAGCGAACGGTACTCGGTGCGCTGGAGGAGGTTGAGAATGCGATCACCGCCTTCACGGAAGAACAACTACGCTACCGTGCACTAGTCGAATCAGCCGCAGCTACCGAGCGAGCTGCTGATGTTGCGCGGATGCGCTACGAAGCTGGTGCGTCCGACTTCATCGCAGTACTGGATGCCGAACGCTCTCTGCTGAGTGTGCAGAGTAATAGGGTGGCGAGCGAGGGCACCATCGTTTCGAACCTAGTGCGCCTGTACAAAGCCCTCGGCGGTGGCTGGGATCCACAGGAACCGCCGAGAAGCTAGCATTGTCCCGCACGCATGTTCTGTCGTACTCACAGGCGCTCGAGCTGCGTCGCTGATTGTGGAGGGAGGTCGTCCGTGTGACTG contains:
- a CDS encoding Mu transposase C-terminal domain-containing protein, whose protein sequence is MTLERRTYQDVLDEALDRIKKENALRPRQIHLRPPTARTVRRLIHEIPAFDRVAARYGRTVAMHRFRSVQCFSVANQPLERAEIDHTRLDLIVIDDQTFMPLGRPWLTVCLDARTRCVLGIYLGFEPPSHLSVAACLRHAVLPKTTIRQEYPSIENEWIAHGVMQELVVDNGMEFHSASLENACLTLGIEIHYSARKTPWHKGKVERFLKSLNDSVAHSSPGTTFSNVLEKGDYDATKHAIVRLNTVQEIVRKWIVDVYHQRPHRAIGVPPHLDWATSIAEEDILLPEDPALLDAILGRVDTRTLTHKGIELDGLFYNAPELLYMRVRCGPKLTVELRIDDTDIGQIMVVCPKTGELYRVPALHYAYASGLSRWQHKVCKSYSRRILKAKQPDAWLKAKHDISGMVRDEFLVRGKGLRTRAARFKNAGDQRVLETEALEASSEASAFDDDVEAEQFWEESEDDSDLEYEPIRPVYRKRSRSPEEL
- a CDS encoding TniB family NTP-binding protein encodes the protein MARGKKPGNEVFTAIESTLVLHPAFVAANKRVEQVFRRSQVSLEPVCLSIHGESRTGKSTVLEEFRLPHPTTRHDYGLEVPVLQVSTPAEPTVMGLVELMLLEIGDPRNYVGTKYQKTTRLIKLMAATQTRVVCIDEFQHFVDKSSFKVLHHVADWLKVLVDEANVGLVVAGLTRCQAVIRQNEQLRGRFLAPVVMPRFDWESEQSRQQFIAILASFHESMSRYFDVPRFDTEEMGFRFYVGCGGLIGYLAKFLNQLVWNAGEAGKKVITLRDMHKAHTQAVFVIEGPRACPRPFTRQFEPQPESQAMLAAARRVGVEAEPGVPNGRTSKKRRLTVNDVLKA
- a CDS encoding efflux RND transporter periplasmic adaptor subunit, which produces MSFRWHATPVVVLALTLLAGCAKEAPPVVETIPRVKFFAVGEQTGGQVRRLSGRLVAADTSPLGFAVSGTVAEVLVSQGDRVAVGQTLARLDAEPLRLAVEQARAQLSVSRATAVETHQVYERTAGLFEKRAASQAELDTATANHAAARGNVRAAQSELAQRERDLTRAELTAPFAGTVATRSIDTFQEVSAGGEAFVVQADDVLEVQVRVPETLIRYVDYSQAVQIQLPSVENQTIYGVVTEIAAQSQSGNAYPVRVQLAATELPLRPGMTASVTFNFTEYLEDRAVYLIPLSALAIDHGVVNRTKAGSDAEEGTVPVFLIANDNRVTARDVVVGGLRGDQLEVFEGLAPGDRVISAGVAFLREGMEVEPWTQERGLTGG
- a CDS encoding ion channel, whose protein sequence is MLIRPLLLGTVLIVANVVAHVAYLVWLATLLHGLTAAGSLGKGAEGLVLALAIAVLGLIAVHTVSAWVWALIYLAIGEFTELTRALYFSVVTSTTLGYGDVTLSERWRLLASFEAMGGLVLFGASTAFLLGVAGSWFRHLVPVGG
- a CDS encoding patatin-like phospholipase family protein, with product MLSWSTLHRAVICGALIGISLLAPPIRACDFDDDDGPDIGLVLSGGGALASTQIGVLQVLEELGVPIHCISGTSMGSVVGALYATGYRAEEIEQIFAEAPWNELFNAPLRRRDNGYLEKERRDRFLTGYVGGIGEDGSFLLPGGLASMSELKAFYRSLLFAVPRDSDFDELVVPFRAVATDISTGEAHVFRGGDLVEAVLASMALPAVFAPREIDGRAYLDGGLAQNLPVQAVLDMGADIVIAIDLTLKPPELEPTASIADVTQQLGRLLVWQNHKHQLALLDDDDLLIRPESEGFSITAFDRVMEGVARGRAAVEASREGLEHIRRTARPASRAPRPEIPSFEPQIAIANSTVIDDDAVLTRLDYAPSDLDDATLLSRKLRDIRSFGGFGEVDFSHDGIRPVLVLNERPLGRTLISMGLRAQSNLDGDSNYGLLAEVSRRPFSSNGGELRLSGEFGTNLGATVELHQPFGANSRFFVQPGIEYRAEEILFDIADFRVGEFWQQAGNLRLRLGRELGAWGVLSAETIATVGRVRPQVTVDPDTFQTEKYALLGVGARFAVDTLDSGHWPLAGSRLISSIQYLESLDEQGQNTKYRLSFLQAAHKGSFGFGFRVRAESVDSDDDEPIEILSLGGFRQLSAFSPNSLPTNRYALASVEVFRRLTNTDQVFSLPLYAGLSVEYANVAFDLFSQGAEENIGSVGVYLGADTPIGPTSIGIGLSDEGRYAVFLNIGTTF
- a CDS encoding HdeA/HdeB family chaperone, whose protein sequence is MSILRCLLKVGKRGVVASVAAVLGVAPLMSQAEHHEQPDDSFNLATLECWDLTGLEESDRAYALLMVYGYVAGQSSMSTQSASGIQAAFEIIGRLCDANPDMYVASAVKRAVGHDEE